A window of Drosophila subobscura isolate 14011-0131.10 chromosome E, UCBerk_Dsub_1.0, whole genome shotgun sequence contains these coding sequences:
- the LOC117889798 gene encoding myosin heavy chain, non-muscle-like — protein sequence MQIEQLTTELANEKSNSQKSENGRALLERQNKELKAKLAEIETAQRTKVKATIATLEAKIANLEEQLENEGKERLLQLKANRKMDKKIKELTMNIEDERRHVDQHKEQMDKLNSRIKLLKRNLDEGENVSNFDGSTMIYFFRSALIFSTDKLIQRRVHIPRSI from the exons ATGCAGATCGAGCAGCTGACCACGGAGCTAGCCAACGAGAAGTCCAACTCGCAGAAGAGCGAGAATGGACGCGCTCTGCTCGAGCGCCAGAACAAGGAGCTGAAGGCCAAGCTGGCCGAGATCGAAACGGCACAGCGCACCAAGGTGAAGGCCACCATCGCCACACTCGAGGCCAAGATCGCCAatctggaggagcagctggagaacgAGGGCAaggagcggctgctgcagctgaaggccAACCGCAAGATGGACAAGAAGATCAAGGAGCTGACGATGAACATCGAAGACGAGCGGAGACATGTCGACCAGCACAAGGAGCAAATGGATAAGCTGAATAGCCGCATCAAACTGCTCAAGCGCAATCTGGACGA AGGGGAGAATGTTTCCAACTTCGATGGTTCCACCATGATCTATTTCTTCCGAAGTGCACTGATCTTCAGCACTGATAAGCTAATTCAAAGAAGAGTCCACATTCCACGCTCCATTTAG